CGCACCGCCCTCGACGGCAAACTCGCCCGCGAACGCATCGCGCTCGCCCACGGCGTCCGGCTGCGCACCGTCTACCCGGCGGCGGCCCTGCACCACCCGGAGGTGCTCGACCACGTGCAGCGGCTCACCGCCGCGGGGGCCGGCATCCGGGTCGCGCACACCCTCCCGCTGTGGCTGATCACGGTGGACCGCACGATGGCGGTGCTGCCCGCGCCCGGCGGGGCGCCCGACACCGCGCTCGTCGTCCGGGACGAGGCCGTGCTGGCGGTGGTCCGCGAGCTCTTCGAGTACTTCTGGACGGCGGCCTGGGTGCCGCCGGACCTGCTGGGCCGCCCGGTTCCCGACGACCGTCACCGCGAGGTGCTCCGGCTGCTCGCCGCCGGACTGACCGACCAGGCGATCGCCAGGAAGCTTGAGATCTCCGAGCGCACCGTGCGACGCCTGGTCTCCGACCTCACCACCGACCTCGGCGCCCAGAGCCGCTTCCAGGCCGGGGTGCACGCCGCCCGCCTGGGCTGGATCTAGCGGCTCCCGTCCACCCGCTGCTGCAGGCGGGCCAGCGCCAGCCGCGGCTCGCGGCGGGTGCCCAGCGGGACGAGTGCCGCCTTGCCCGGCACCCGGACGCCGCCGGTCAGCGCGACCCGGGTGGCACCGGCCCCGTCGGCGACGGCCGCCATCCCGACGATCAGGAACCGGCTCTGCAGCCAGCACCAGCCCGGTCGGATCACCCCGTCGAACCGGGCCCGCATCCCGTACCGGCTGCGCGCCAGGGCCGCCACCCGGTCGCCGTCCCGGCGGAGCACGCGCAGGCTCCTCATGTCCGGCTG
This genomic window from Streptomyces sp. TLI_235 contains:
- a CDS encoding regulatory LuxR family protein; its protein translation is MAGTGAAVPDGGIHGSPTDRVAIVPAVEHSTALYRRLRTDPSRPLPDLRVELGWEETEFDAAVGELRQLGLLRPTADPGSGLTAVSVATAVRHLLADADGHLAELFTAVRRTRDTVEELHSRYLPAQSDTADSGTHHLVHGADRIAALLEDAAHSARTEVLSLRRGQDHSRTALDGKLARERIALAHGVRLRTVYPAAALHHPEVLDHVQRLTAAGAGIRVAHTLPLWLITVDRTMAVLPAPGGAPDTALVVRDEAVLAVVRELFEYFWTAAWVPPDLLGRPVPDDRHREVLRLLAAGLTDQAIARKLEISERTVRRLVSDLTTDLGAQSRFQAGVHAARLGWI